The Budorcas taxicolor isolate Tak-1 chromosome 18, Takin1.1, whole genome shotgun sequence genome window below encodes:
- the LGALS4 gene encoding galectin-4 has product MWRRGTPPWTLPCSHTLILRYKSHPPPACCHHSQLLQLSSQEKSPAQPLKMAFVPAPGYQPTYNPTLPYHNPIPGGLRVGMSIYIQGVASEHMKRFFVNFEVGQGQGADVAFHFNPRFDGWDKVVLNSKQKGSWGNEERKMSMPFRKGAAFELVFMVTTEHFKVVVNGTPFYEFKHRIPLQMVTHLHVDGDLMLQSINFIGGQPPLNQMPMPAQAYPNPGQYYQQQSRLPTMEGPPAFNPPVPFNGRLQGGLIARRTIIIKGYIPPTAKSFVINFKVGSSGDVALHINPRMTEGAVVRNSFLNGSWGSEERKVPYNPFGPGQFFDLSVRCGADRFKVYANGQHLFDFSHRLSAFQRVDLVEIHGDVTLSYVQI; this is encoded by the exons atgtggagaagagggacCCCACCATGGACCCTGCCCTGTAGCCACACCCTTATCCTCAGGTATAAGAGCCACCCACCACCTGCTTGCTGCCACCATTCACAACTCCTGCAGCTTTCCTCACAGGAGAAGTCACCAGCCCAGCCTCTCAAGATGGCCTTTGTCCCTGCACCAGGCTACCAGCCCACCTACAACCCG ACGCTGCCCTACCACAACCCCATACCAGGAGGTCTCAGAGTTGGAATGTCCATTTACATCCAAGGAGTGGCTAGCGAGCACATGAAGAG GTTCTTCGTGAACTTCGAGGTGGGGCAGGGCCAAGGGGCAGACGTCGCCTTCCACTTCAATCCCCGCTTTGATGGCTGGGATAAGGTGGTCTTGAACTCGAAGCAGAAAGGCTCGTGGGGCAACGAGGAGAGGAAAATGAGCATGCCCTTCCGCAAGGGCGCGGCCTTCGAGCTGGTGTTCATGGTCACGACGGAGCACTTCAAG GTGGTGGTGAATGGGACTCCTTTCTATGAGTTTAAGCACCGGATCCCGCTGCAGATGGTCACCCACCTGCATGTGGATGGTGACCTGATGCTTCAATCAATTAACTTCATCGGAGGCCAGCCTCCCTTAAACCAG ATGCCCATGCCTGCTCAGGCGTACCCA AATCCCGGACAGTACTATCAGCAACAAAGCAGACTGCCT ACCATGGAGGGACCCCCAGCCTTCAACCCG CCCGTGCCATTTAATGGGAGACTGCAAGGGGGGCTTATAGCTCGAAGAACCATCATTATCAAGGGCTACATACCCCCCACAGCCAAGAG CTTTGTCATCAACTTCAAGGTGGGATCCTCTGGGGACGTGGCTCTGCACATTAACCCCCGCATGACCGAGGGCGCAGTGGTTCGGAACAGCTTTCTGAATGGCTCTTGGGGATCTGAGGAGAGGAAGGTCCCCTACAACCCGTTTGGTCCTGGACAGTTCTTTGAT CTGTCCGTTCGTTGTGGCGCAGATCGCTTCAAGGTCTATGCCAACGGCCAGCACCTCTTCGACTTCTCCCATCGACTCTCAGCCTTCCAGAGGGTGGACTTGGTGGAAATCCACGGTGATGTCACCTTGTCCTACGTCCAGATCTGA
- the ECH1 gene encoding delta(3,5)-Delta(2,4)-dienoyl-CoA isomerase, mitochondrial, which produces MPSPNMAASCPRPHKLTPVALRHQSVAMAAAFAAFRRFGDLLTRRLTASSNLGLSLRPMSASAQEEASKASPEEAPGHSYESLRVTAAQKHVLHVQLNRPEKRNAMNKAFWREMVVCFNKIAEDSDCRVVVISGAGKMFTSGIDLMDMASDLLQPAGDDTARISWHLHSLLTRYQETFSVIEKCPKPVIAAIHGGCIGGGVDLITACDIRYSTRDSFFQVKEVDIGLAADVGTLQRLPKVIGNQSLVNELAYTARKMMADEALESGLVSRLFPDKESMLDAAFTLAAEISSKSPVAVQSTKINLIYSRDHSVTESLNYMKSWNMSMLQTKDVMKSVQAAIEKKALKTITFSKL; this is translated from the exons ATGCCCTCACCAAACATGGCGGCCTCTTGTCCCCGCCCCCATAAGCTTACTCCCGTCGCGTTACGCCACCAGTCAGTAGCAATGGCGGCAGCGTTTGCGGCTTTTCGGCGATTCGGCGACTTGCTTACCCGGC GACTGACAGCCTCCTCCAACCTGGGTCTCAGCCTTCGCCCAATGAGTGCCTCTGCACAAGAGGAAGCCTCCAAAGCATCCCCAGAGGAAGCCCCAGGCCACAGCTATGAGTCCCTTCGGGTGACAGCTGCCCAGAAACATGTTCTGCATGTGCAACTAAACCGGCCTGAGAAGAGAAACGCCATGAACAAGGCCTTCTGGAG AGAGATGGTGGTATGCTTCAACAAGATTGCAGAAGACTCTGACTGTCGTGTGGTGGTGATCTCTGGTGCAGGAAAAATGTTTACTTCAG GTATCGACCTCATGGACATGGCTTCAGACCTCCTTCAGCCCGCAGGTGACGACACGGCCCGCATCAGCTGGCACCTTCATAGCCTCCTCACCAGATACCAAGAGACCTTCAGTGTCATCGAGAAG TGCCCTAAGCCAGTGATCGCTGCCATCCATGGAGGCTGCATCGGCGGAG GAGTGGATCTCATCACTGCCTGTGACATCCGATACAGTACCCGGGATTCTTTCTTCCAAGTGAAG GAGGTGGACATAGGTTTGGCGGCAGATGTGGGAACCCTGCAGCGACTGCCCAAAGTCATCGGGAACCAGAG CCTGGTCAACGAGCTGGCCTACACTGCCCGCAAGATGATGGCTGATGAGGCCCTGGAGAGTGGACTGGTCAG CCGGCTCTTCCCAGACAAGGAGAGCATGCTTGATGCGGCTTTCACCTTGGCAGCTGAGATTTCCAGCAAGAGCCCCGTGGCGGTGCAGAGCACAAAAATCAACCTGATCTACTCCCGCGACCATTCGGTGACAGAGAGCCTCAACTATATG AAATCCTGGAACATGAGCATGCTACAAACAAAAGACGTCATGAAGTCTGTCCAGGCCGCAATAGAGAAGAAGGCTCTGAAgaccatcaccttctccaagctCTGA
- the HNRNPL gene encoding heterogeneous nuclear ribonucleoprotein L isoform X2 codes for MSRRLLPRAEKRRRRLEQRQQPDEQRRRSGAMVKMAAAGGGGGGGRYYGGGSEGGRAPKRLKTDNAGDQHGGGGGGGGGAGAAGGGGGENYDDPHKTPASPVVHIRGLIDGVVEADLVEALQEFGPISYVVVMPKKRQALVEFEDVLGACNAVNYAADNQIYIAGHPAFVNYSTSQKISRPGDSDDSRSVNSVLLFTILNPIYSITTDVLYTICNPCGPVQRIVIFRKNGVQAMVEFDSVQSAQRAKASLNGADIYSGCCTLKIEYAKPTRLNVFKNDQDTWDYTNPNLSGQGDPGSNPNKRQRQPPLLGDHPAEYGGPHGGYHSHYHDEGYGPPPPHYEGRRMGPPVGGHRRGPSRYGPQYGHPPPPPPPPEYGPHADSPVLMVYGLDQSKMNCDRVFNVFCLYGNVEKVKFMKSKPGAAMVEMADGYAVDRAITHLNNNFMFGQKLNVCVSKQPAIMPGQSYGLEDGSCSYKDFSESRNNRFSTPEQAAKNRIQHPSNVLHFFNAPLEVTEENFFEICDELGVKRPSSVKVFSGKSERSSSGLLEWESKSDALETLGFLNHYQMKNPNGPYPYTLKLCFSTAQHAS; via the exons ATGTCGCGGAGGCTGCTGCCCCGGGCGGAGAAGCGGCGTCGGCGGCTGGAGCAGAGGCAGCAGCCGGACGAGCAGCGGAGGCGGTCCGGAGCGATGGTGAAGatggcggcggcgggcggcggagGCGGCGGTGGCCGTTACTACGGCGGCGGCAGTGAGGGCGGCCGGGCCCCCAAACGGCTCAAGACTGACAACGCCGGCGACCAGcatggaggcggcggcggcggcggcggaggagcCGGGGCGGCGGGCGGTGGCGGCGGG GAGAACTACGATGACCCGCATAAAACCCCTGCCTCcccagttgttcacatcaggggCCTGATTGACGGTGTGGTGGAAGCTGACCTTGTGGAGGCCTTGCAGGAGTTTGGACCCATCAG CTATGTGGTGGTGATGCCTAAAAAGAGACAAGCATTGGTGGAGTTTGAAGATGTGTTGGGGGCTTGCAACGCCGTGAACTACGCAGCCGACAACCAGATCTACATTGCGGGCCACCCAGCTTTTGTCAATTACTCTACCAGCCAGAAAATCTCCCGTCCCGGGGACTCGGATGACTCCCGGAGCGTCAACAGTGTGCTTCTCTTTACCATCCTAAACCCCATCTATTCCATTACCACG GATGTTCTTTATACTATCTGTAATCCTTGTGGTCCTGTCCAGAGAATTGTGATTTTCCGGAAGAATGGCGTCCAGGCCATGGTGGA GTTTGACTCTGTACAGAGTGCCCAGCGAGCTAAGGCCTCACTCAACGGGGCTGACATCTACTCAGGCTGTTGCACTCTGAAGATAGAATATGCAAAG CCTACACGCTTAAACGTGTTCAAGAATGATCAGGATACTTGGGACTACACAAACCCCAATCTCAGTGGACAAG GTGACCCTGGCAGCAACCCTAACAAACGCCAGAGGCAGCCCCCTCTACTGGGAGATCACCCCGCAGAATATG GAGGGCCCCACGGTGGGTACCACAGCCATTACCATGATGAGGGCTACGGGCCCCCCCCACCTCACTACGAAGGGAGAAGGATGGGCCCACCAGTGGGGGGTCACCGCCGGGGCCCAAGTCGCTACGGCCCCCAGTAtgggcaccccccaccccctcccccaccacccgaGTATGGCCCCCACGCCGACAGCCCTGTGCTCATGGTCTATGGCTTGGATCAATCTAAGATGAACTGTGACCGGGTCTTCAATGTCTTCTGCTTGTATGGCAATGTGGAGAAG GTGAAATTCATGAAAAGCAAGCCGGGGGCTGCCATGGTGGAGATGGCGGATGGCTATGCTGTGGACCGGGCCATCACTCACCTCAACAACAACTTCATGTTTGGGCAGAAGCTGAATGTCTG TGTCTCCAAGCAACCAGCCATCATGCCCGGCCAGTCATATGGGCTAGAAGACGGGTCCTGCAGTTACAAAGACTTCAGTGAATCAAGGAACAACCGGTTCTCCACTCCAGAGCAGGCAGCCAAGAACCGCATCCAGCACCCTAGCAACGTGCTGCACTTCTTCAATGCCCCTCTGGAGGTGACTGAAGAGAACTTCTTCGAG ATCTGCGATGAGTTGGGAGTGAAGCGGCCATCTTCTGTGAAAGTATTCTCAGGCAAAA GTGAACGCAGCTCCTCTGGACTGCTGGAGTGGGAATCCAAGAGTGATGCCCTGGAGACTCTGGGTTTCCTGAACCATTACCAGATGAAAAACCCAA atgggccATACCCGTACACTCTGAAGTTGTGTTTCTCCACCGCTCAACACGCCTCCTAA
- the HNRNPL gene encoding heterogeneous nuclear ribonucleoprotein L isoform X3 translates to MPKKRQALVEFEDVLGACNAVNYAADNQIYIAGHPAFVNYSTSQKISRPGDSDDSRSVNSVLLFTILNPIYSITTDVLYTICNPCGPVQRIVIFRKNGVQAMVEFDSVQSAQRAKASLNGADIYSGCCTLKIEYAKPTRLNVFKNDQDTWDYTNPNLSGQGDPGSNPNKRQRQPPLLGDHPAEYGGPHGGYHSHYHDEGYGPPPPHYEGRRMGPPVGGHRRGPSRYGPQYGHPPPPPPPPEYGPHADSPVLMVYGLDQSKMNCDRVFNVFCLYGNVEKVKFMKSKPGAAMVEMADGYAVDRAITHLNNNFMFGQKLNVCVSKQPAIMPGQSYGLEDGSCSYKDFSESRNNRFSTPEQAAKNRIQHPSNVLHFFNAPLEVTEENFFEICDELGVKRPSSVKVFSGKSERSSSGLLEWESKSDALETLGFLNHYQMKNPNGPYPYTLKLCFSTAQHAS, encoded by the exons ATGCCTAAAAAGAGACAAGCATTGGTGGAGTTTGAAGATGTGTTGGGGGCTTGCAACGCCGTGAACTACGCAGCCGACAACCAGATCTACATTGCGGGCCACCCAGCTTTTGTCAATTACTCTACCAGCCAGAAAATCTCCCGTCCCGGGGACTCGGATGACTCCCGGAGCGTCAACAGTGTGCTTCTCTTTACCATCCTAAACCCCATCTATTCCATTACCACG GATGTTCTTTATACTATCTGTAATCCTTGTGGTCCTGTCCAGAGAATTGTGATTTTCCGGAAGAATGGCGTCCAGGCCATGGTGGA GTTTGACTCTGTACAGAGTGCCCAGCGAGCTAAGGCCTCACTCAACGGGGCTGACATCTACTCAGGCTGTTGCACTCTGAAGATAGAATATGCAAAG CCTACACGCTTAAACGTGTTCAAGAATGATCAGGATACTTGGGACTACACAAACCCCAATCTCAGTGGACAAG GTGACCCTGGCAGCAACCCTAACAAACGCCAGAGGCAGCCCCCTCTACTGGGAGATCACCCCGCAGAATATG GAGGGCCCCACGGTGGGTACCACAGCCATTACCATGATGAGGGCTACGGGCCCCCCCCACCTCACTACGAAGGGAGAAGGATGGGCCCACCAGTGGGGGGTCACCGCCGGGGCCCAAGTCGCTACGGCCCCCAGTAtgggcaccccccaccccctcccccaccacccgaGTATGGCCCCCACGCCGACAGCCCTGTGCTCATGGTCTATGGCTTGGATCAATCTAAGATGAACTGTGACCGGGTCTTCAATGTCTTCTGCTTGTATGGCAATGTGGAGAAG GTGAAATTCATGAAAAGCAAGCCGGGGGCTGCCATGGTGGAGATGGCGGATGGCTATGCTGTGGACCGGGCCATCACTCACCTCAACAACAACTTCATGTTTGGGCAGAAGCTGAATGTCTG TGTCTCCAAGCAACCAGCCATCATGCCCGGCCAGTCATATGGGCTAGAAGACGGGTCCTGCAGTTACAAAGACTTCAGTGAATCAAGGAACAACCGGTTCTCCACTCCAGAGCAGGCAGCCAAGAACCGCATCCAGCACCCTAGCAACGTGCTGCACTTCTTCAATGCCCCTCTGGAGGTGACTGAAGAGAACTTCTTCGAG ATCTGCGATGAGTTGGGAGTGAAGCGGCCATCTTCTGTGAAAGTATTCTCAGGCAAAA GTGAACGCAGCTCCTCTGGACTGCTGGAGTGGGAATCCAAGAGTGATGCCCTGGAGACTCTGGGTTTCCTGAACCATTACCAGATGAAAAACCCAA atgggccATACCCGTACACTCTGAAGTTGTGTTTCTCCACCGCTCAACACGCCTCCTAA
- the HNRNPL gene encoding heterogeneous nuclear ribonucleoprotein L isoform X1 yields MSRRLLPRAEKRRRRLEQRQQPDEQRRRSGAMVKMAAAGGGGGGGRYYGGGSEGGRAPKRLKTDNAGDQHGGGGGGGGGAGAAGGGGGENYDDPHKTPASPVVHIRGLIDGVVEADLVEALQEFGPISYVVVMPKKRQALVEFEDVLGACNAVNYAADNQIYIAGHPAFVNYSTSQKISRPGDSDDSRSVNSVLLFTILNPIYSITTDVLYTICNPCGPVQRIVIFRKNGVQAMVEFDSVQSAQRAKASLNGADIYSGCCTLKIEYAKPTRLNVFKNDQDTWDYTNPNLSGQGDPGSNPNKRQRQPPLLGDHPAEYGEGRGFPSVDSRGSCAPARRPTRKFSPVLPLFPSHPPGGPHGGYHSHYHDEGYGPPPPHYEGRRMGPPVGGHRRGPSRYGPQYGHPPPPPPPPEYGPHADSPVLMVYGLDQSKMNCDRVFNVFCLYGNVEKVKFMKSKPGAAMVEMADGYAVDRAITHLNNNFMFGQKLNVCVSKQPAIMPGQSYGLEDGSCSYKDFSESRNNRFSTPEQAAKNRIQHPSNVLHFFNAPLEVTEENFFEICDELGVKRPSSVKVFSGKSERSSSGLLEWESKSDALETLGFLNHYQMKNPNGPYPYTLKLCFSTAQHAS; encoded by the exons ATGTCGCGGAGGCTGCTGCCCCGGGCGGAGAAGCGGCGTCGGCGGCTGGAGCAGAGGCAGCAGCCGGACGAGCAGCGGAGGCGGTCCGGAGCGATGGTGAAGatggcggcggcgggcggcggagGCGGCGGTGGCCGTTACTACGGCGGCGGCAGTGAGGGCGGCCGGGCCCCCAAACGGCTCAAGACTGACAACGCCGGCGACCAGcatggaggcggcggcggcggcggcggaggagcCGGGGCGGCGGGCGGTGGCGGCGGG GAGAACTACGATGACCCGCATAAAACCCCTGCCTCcccagttgttcacatcaggggCCTGATTGACGGTGTGGTGGAAGCTGACCTTGTGGAGGCCTTGCAGGAGTTTGGACCCATCAG CTATGTGGTGGTGATGCCTAAAAAGAGACAAGCATTGGTGGAGTTTGAAGATGTGTTGGGGGCTTGCAACGCCGTGAACTACGCAGCCGACAACCAGATCTACATTGCGGGCCACCCAGCTTTTGTCAATTACTCTACCAGCCAGAAAATCTCCCGTCCCGGGGACTCGGATGACTCCCGGAGCGTCAACAGTGTGCTTCTCTTTACCATCCTAAACCCCATCTATTCCATTACCACG GATGTTCTTTATACTATCTGTAATCCTTGTGGTCCTGTCCAGAGAATTGTGATTTTCCGGAAGAATGGCGTCCAGGCCATGGTGGA GTTTGACTCTGTACAGAGTGCCCAGCGAGCTAAGGCCTCACTCAACGGGGCTGACATCTACTCAGGCTGTTGCACTCTGAAGATAGAATATGCAAAG CCTACACGCTTAAACGTGTTCAAGAATGATCAGGATACTTGGGACTACACAAACCCCAATCTCAGTGGACAAG GTGACCCTGGCAGCAACCCTAACAAACGCCAGAGGCAGCCCCCTCTACTGGGAGATCACCCCGCAGAATATGGTGAGGGCAGGGGGTTCCCCTCCGTGGACTCCCGTGGCTCATGTGCCCCTGCCCGCCGCCCGACACGCAAATTCTCACCcgtcctccctctctttccttcccaccCCCCAGGAGGGCCCCACGGTGGGTACCACAGCCATTACCATGATGAGGGCTACGGGCCCCCCCCACCTCACTACGAAGGGAGAAGGATGGGCCCACCAGTGGGGGGTCACCGCCGGGGCCCAAGTCGCTACGGCCCCCAGTAtgggcaccccccaccccctcccccaccacccgaGTATGGCCCCCACGCCGACAGCCCTGTGCTCATGGTCTATGGCTTGGATCAATCTAAGATGAACTGTGACCGGGTCTTCAATGTCTTCTGCTTGTATGGCAATGTGGAGAAG GTGAAATTCATGAAAAGCAAGCCGGGGGCTGCCATGGTGGAGATGGCGGATGGCTATGCTGTGGACCGGGCCATCACTCACCTCAACAACAACTTCATGTTTGGGCAGAAGCTGAATGTCTG TGTCTCCAAGCAACCAGCCATCATGCCCGGCCAGTCATATGGGCTAGAAGACGGGTCCTGCAGTTACAAAGACTTCAGTGAATCAAGGAACAACCGGTTCTCCACTCCAGAGCAGGCAGCCAAGAACCGCATCCAGCACCCTAGCAACGTGCTGCACTTCTTCAATGCCCCTCTGGAGGTGACTGAAGAGAACTTCTTCGAG ATCTGCGATGAGTTGGGAGTGAAGCGGCCATCTTCTGTGAAAGTATTCTCAGGCAAAA GTGAACGCAGCTCCTCTGGACTGCTGGAGTGGGAATCCAAGAGTGATGCCCTGGAGACTCTGGGTTTCCTGAACCATTACCAGATGAAAAACCCAA atgggccATACCCGTACACTCTGAAGTTGTGTTTCTCCACCGCTCAACACGCCTCCTAA